From the Thermovirga lienii DSM 17291 genome, one window contains:
- a CDS encoding dimethyladenosine transferase (PFAM: Ribosomal RNA adenine dimethylase~TIGRFAM: dimethyladenosine transferase~COGs: COG0030 Dimethyladenosine transferase (rRNA methylation)~InterPro IPR020596: IPR020598: IPR011530: IPR001737~KEGG: tai:Taci_0791 dimethyladenosine transferase~PFAM: ribosomal RNA adenine methylase transferase~SMART: Ribosomal RNA adenine methylase transferase-like~SPTR: Ribosomal RNA small subunit methyltransferase A;~TIGRFAM: dimethyladenosine transferase) — translation MKERVWNHKANTNIGQNFLIDKNIVQTICEASNITSMDSILEIGPGKGILTTALIQSPAKKVYAIELDERLKDILLPLEENNEKLQIFWKDALKFNYRDIEHLRPYPNKLIANIPYHITTPLIWKLLEDAAPMGLNFMILMIQKEVAERLAASANSKDRCPLGITLEKMGQVCILKRVSPNVFRPKPKVDSAIIKIELIEQDFLAQNPTWKKLLKAAFHKRRKTLLNNLVSSNLLTKETASAMIEELGMKPTVRAEELSIQQWTSLHERARRYYP, via the coding sequence GTGAAAGAGAGAGTATGGAATCATAAGGCGAACACTAATATAGGACAAAACTTTCTAATCGATAAAAATATAGTACAAACTATATGTGAAGCATCCAACATAACATCAATGGACTCTATATTAGAGATTGGACCTGGAAAGGGCATTCTTACCACTGCACTTATACAATCTCCGGCAAAAAAGGTATATGCCATTGAGCTGGATGAAAGGCTTAAAGACATCTTATTACCCCTTGAAGAAAACAACGAGAAGCTCCAAATCTTCTGGAAAGACGCGTTAAAGTTCAATTACCGAGACATAGAACATCTAAGGCCTTATCCTAACAAACTTATAGCTAACATTCCTTATCACATTACTACCCCTCTTATCTGGAAGCTATTAGAAGATGCTGCTCCTATGGGATTGAACTTCATGATCCTTATGATACAAAAAGAGGTAGCAGAAAGATTGGCAGCAAGCGCTAATAGTAAAGATCGGTGTCCTCTAGGCATAACGCTAGAAAAAATGGGGCAGGTGTGCATACTGAAAAGGGTATCCCCAAATGTATTTCGCCCTAAACCTAAAGTGGATTCCGCAATAATAAAAATAGAGCTCATTGAACAGGATTTCCTAGCCCAAAATCCCACATGGAAAAAATTGCTGAAAGCCGCTTTCCATAAGAGACGAAAGACTCTGCTAAACAACTTAGTTTCAAGTAATCTTCTAACGAAAGAAACTGCATCCGCCATGATAGAAGAACTTGGAATGAAGCCTACAGTAAGAGCCGAAGAACTTTCGATTCAACAGTGGACGTCCTTGCACGAAAGAGCACGGAGATATTACCCTTGA
- a CDS encoding histone family protein DNA-binding protein (PFAM: Bacterial DNA-binding protein~COGs: COG0776 Bacterial nucleoid DNA-binding protein~InterPro IPR000119~KEGG: aco:Amico_1079 histone family protein DNA-binding protein~PFAM: histone family protein DNA-binding protein~SMART: histone family protein DNA-binding protein~SPTR: Histone family protein DNA-binding protein), translating to MTKTELVSAVAKSAGITKKQAAEAVNTIFETIGEALAKGDKVQLVGFGTFEVRTRAARTGRNPQDPSKVIEIPSKKVPAFRPGKALKDKVQ from the coding sequence GTGACAAAAACGGAACTGGTAAGTGCGGTGGCAAAAAGCGCAGGAATCACTAAAAAGCAGGCTGCGGAAGCGGTGAACACAATTTTTGAAACCATAGGAGAGGCTCTTGCCAAGGGAGATAAGGTTCAGCTAGTAGGATTTGGGACCTTCGAGGTTAGAACCAGGGCAGCCAGGACAGGGCGCAATCCCCAGGACCCATCGAAGGTCATTGAGATTCCAAGTAAGAAGGTTCCAGCTTTCAGGCCTGGAAAGGCTCTCAAGGATAAGGTTCAATAG
- a CDS encoding ribosome-associated GTPase EngA (PFAM: GTPase of unknown function~TIGRFAM: ribosome-associated GTPase EngA; small GTP-binding protein domain~COGs: COG1160 GTPase~InterPro IPR016484: IPR006073: IPR005225: IPR002917~KEGG: aco:Amico_1080 ribosome-associated GTPase EngA~PFAM: GTP-binding protein HSR1-related~SPTR: GTP-binding protein engA;~TIGRFAM: ribosome-associated GTPase EngA; small GTP-binding protein): MAIVTIVGRPNVGKSSLFNRIIGRRHAIVDDQPGVTRDRIYSETEWKGKKFYVVDTGGVSGQDADFDSSIYEQVKCAVEESDVLLLVLDTKAGVTPLDEEIALQMRKTRKPIIVVGNKVDDTVHEDRLNELYALGFDHVIGVSAEHGRNIDELMDKIWDFLPDEADQQEKEANDDVISLALVGRPNVGKSSLLNYLCKEKRSLVSDIPGTTRDSIDTLVEINGVSFRIIDTAGLRRKSRVDSRVEFYSTVRTFQAVDRCDVAVIMMEDSAICTDQDKKIANHVIERGKGLILVVNKWDKMPKDHKIGDRVIKKIREEMAFCDFAPILFTSVKTGRGISKLPDLVLKVKENRGRTLSDDKLFALLHDVLAFERLPSSSKGKRLEIRKCKQIGINPPKFCFFVNDPTIVNQSFTRYIVRILRKMDDFEGTPIRIAWNKG; this comes from the coding sequence ATGGCGATCGTGACAATAGTGGGGAGACCTAATGTAGGTAAATCTTCATTGTTCAATCGCATAATTGGGCGGAGACATGCAATAGTTGATGACCAACCGGGGGTTACAAGAGACAGGATTTATTCCGAAACAGAGTGGAAGGGTAAAAAATTCTATGTAGTGGATACTGGTGGCGTATCCGGGCAGGATGCAGACTTTGATAGCTCCATATATGAGCAGGTCAAGTGCGCTGTAGAAGAGAGCGATGTGTTGTTGTTGGTTCTAGATACCAAAGCAGGTGTTACCCCTCTTGACGAAGAAATAGCTCTTCAAATGCGCAAGACGAGGAAGCCAATAATAGTTGTTGGTAATAAGGTTGACGACACGGTCCACGAGGACAGGCTAAATGAACTCTATGCTCTTGGATTTGATCACGTCATAGGAGTTAGCGCCGAACACGGAAGGAACATAGATGAGCTAATGGACAAAATATGGGACTTCTTGCCTGATGAAGCAGATCAGCAAGAAAAAGAAGCAAACGACGATGTAATAAGCTTGGCACTTGTAGGTAGGCCAAATGTGGGAAAGTCAAGCCTCTTGAACTATTTGTGCAAGGAAAAAAGATCATTAGTCAGCGATATACCTGGTACGACCAGGGACTCTATAGACACCCTTGTCGAAATAAATGGTGTAAGCTTTAGGATCATAGATACAGCGGGATTGCGACGTAAATCAAGAGTGGACAGTAGAGTGGAGTTTTATTCGACGGTTCGCACGTTTCAAGCTGTTGATAGATGTGATGTGGCTGTGATAATGATGGAAGATTCAGCCATCTGTACGGACCAAGATAAAAAAATAGCCAATCATGTAATTGAGAGGGGTAAAGGACTCATCCTGGTCGTCAATAAGTGGGATAAAATGCCCAAGGACCATAAAATAGGTGACAGGGTTATAAAGAAAATCCGAGAAGAGATGGCATTTTGTGATTTCGCTCCTATACTGTTTACATCTGTAAAGACAGGAAGAGGTATATCCAAGCTACCTGATTTAGTTTTGAAGGTGAAAGAGAATAGGGGAAGAACCCTCAGTGATGACAAGTTGTTTGCCTTACTTCACGACGTTTTGGCCTTTGAACGATTGCCGAGCAGCTCAAAGGGGAAGAGGTTAGAAATTCGCAAGTGTAAGCAAATAGGAATAAATCCTCCAAAATTTTGCTTTTTTGTAAACGATCCGACTATAGTTAATCAATCGTTTACTAGATATATAGTTCGTATTTTAAGAAAGATGGATGATTTTGAAGGAACACCTATAAGAATCGCATGGAATAAAGGATAA
- a CDS encoding replication restart DNA helicase PriA (TIGRFAM: primosomal protein N'~COGs: COG1198 Primosomal protein N' (replication factor Y) - superfamily II helicase~KEGG: aco:Amico_1081 primosomal protein N' (replication factor Y) - superfamily II helicase-like protein~SPTR: Putative primosomal protein): protein MMEVFCDVFLPSPWWHPLTYKGKAGIRKGQRVIVPLGKGHRVGIVWEAKAQKFDSERIEIKEIASVVDSVPSIPEELLDSIGKAARFFYCGPGELFKVAFPTQFLKGTAVKEVDFRKDFSKRRSLNFSYIVPDERRMQFYKQTLLQDGLSSIIIFPERRKAEIFWESLEGKLRERGTLWLPGNAKKKWEKWEQIRQGEIKFAVGTGVAVFLPFPNLGRIIVDDESNPVYMNARYPYLHVRTFAGIRSQMAGAELILGGNFPSSRVFKLAEPECHERPDKRLIMVDTKAARKFGVKGVAFPLAISDLILKKTQEVTNKAGAALWILDRLGYANAVVCSECDHKPMCKKCGAPLRWEESKSALICPFCKEAQDKPTICPRCGAPMLIGDKPGAEAALDIAKSLLGSSDKIHFWHGGIERERSSLKKIVSTLKKEGGIVVGSRKALEVCDEIPVQLVCWLDVDIENARPLYDARFRAIKMLWDSLWCGKHAEERTVILQSKQPGRGWQKGLKAGWNIFWKNELQERKDLELPPWIYLLEVDGKPETKAKMLNEAIRLGIEYMDPEPDTGKFWIKAKKEYQLEQLREAWIPFFHVSRSYKGYPKIRVWMD, encoded by the coding sequence ATGATGGAAGTTTTTTGCGATGTCTTTCTTCCCTCTCCCTGGTGGCATCCTCTTACGTACAAGGGTAAAGCCGGAATAAGAAAGGGACAAAGGGTGATAGTCCCTTTGGGTAAAGGCCATAGGGTAGGTATAGTATGGGAGGCAAAAGCACAAAAATTTGACTCAGAAAGAATTGAAATCAAAGAAATAGCAAGCGTTGTCGATAGCGTACCATCTATACCAGAAGAGCTTCTAGATTCTATAGGCAAGGCTGCCAGATTTTTCTATTGTGGACCAGGTGAGTTGTTTAAGGTTGCCTTTCCAACCCAGTTCTTGAAAGGAACGGCTGTCAAAGAGGTTGATTTCAGAAAAGACTTCTCCAAAAGGAGAAGTCTAAATTTCTCTTATATTGTTCCTGATGAAAGAAGGATGCAGTTTTATAAGCAAACTCTGCTGCAAGATGGCCTTTCGTCTATAATAATATTCCCCGAAAGACGGAAGGCTGAAATTTTCTGGGAGAGCCTAGAAGGAAAGCTTAGGGAGAGGGGAACCTTATGGTTACCAGGTAATGCAAAGAAAAAATGGGAAAAATGGGAGCAAATTAGACAAGGAGAGATCAAATTTGCAGTAGGAACTGGGGTTGCTGTGTTTTTGCCCTTCCCAAACCTCGGAAGGATCATAGTTGACGATGAAAGTAACCCCGTCTACATGAATGCAAGGTATCCATATCTACACGTAAGGACTTTTGCAGGAATACGCTCACAGATGGCTGGTGCCGAGTTGATTCTAGGTGGAAACTTTCCTTCTTCTAGAGTGTTTAAATTGGCGGAACCTGAGTGCCATGAGAGGCCAGACAAGAGGCTTATTATGGTGGATACGAAGGCAGCGCGGAAGTTTGGTGTAAAAGGTGTTGCATTCCCCTTGGCTATTAGCGACTTAATACTGAAAAAAACCCAAGAAGTAACTAATAAAGCAGGCGCGGCCTTATGGATCCTTGATAGATTGGGTTATGCTAATGCTGTTGTATGTTCCGAGTGTGACCACAAACCTATGTGTAAAAAATGTGGTGCCCCATTGAGGTGGGAAGAGTCTAAGTCAGCTTTGATATGTCCTTTTTGCAAGGAAGCCCAAGACAAACCCACAATTTGCCCCAGGTGTGGAGCACCTATGCTCATCGGAGATAAGCCTGGTGCCGAGGCCGCTTTGGATATTGCTAAATCTCTTTTGGGCAGTTCTGATAAAATACACTTCTGGCATGGAGGAATTGAAAGGGAAAGGTCTTCCTTAAAGAAGATAGTATCTACTCTCAAAAAAGAGGGTGGAATAGTAGTTGGTTCTAGAAAAGCATTAGAAGTATGTGATGAAATTCCTGTTCAATTGGTGTGTTGGCTTGATGTCGACATAGAGAACGCAAGGCCTTTATACGATGCTCGATTTAGAGCGATAAAAATGCTATGGGATTCCCTTTGGTGTGGGAAGCATGCTGAAGAAAGGACGGTAATTTTACAAAGCAAACAGCCAGGTAGAGGTTGGCAAAAGGGCCTGAAAGCAGGTTGGAACATTTTTTGGAAAAATGAGTTGCAGGAAAGAAAAGATCTTGAACTTCCTCCGTGGATCTACCTTTTGGAGGTAGATGGCAAACCCGAAACGAAGGCAAAGATGCTAAATGAAGCCATAAGGCTGGGTATTGAGTACATGGATCCGGAGCCAGATACGGGCAAGTTTTGGATAAAAGCTAAGAAGGAATATCAATTGGAACAGCTAAGAGAGGCTTGGATTCCTTTCTTTCATGTTTCAAGATCTTATAAAGGTTATCCTAAAATAAGAGTATGGATGGATTGA
- a CDS encoding phosphopantothenoylcysteine decarboxylase/phosphopantothenate/cysteine ligase (PFAM: DNA / pantothenate metabolism flavoprotein; Flavoprotein~TIGRFAM: phosphopantothenoylcysteine decarboxylase/phosphopantothenate--cysteine ligase, prokaryotic~COGs: COG0452 Phosphopantothenoylcysteine synthetase/decarboxylase~InterPro IPR005252: IPR003382: IPR007085~KEGG: aco:Amico_1082 phosphopantothenoylcysteine decarboxylase/phosphopantothenate/cysteine ligase~PFAM: DNA/pantothenate metabolism flavoprotein domain protein; flavoprotein~PRIAM: Phosphopantothenate--cysteine ligase~SPTR: Phosphopantothenoylcysteine decarboxylase/phosphopantothenate/cysteine ligase;~TIGRFAM: phosphopantothenoylcysteine decarboxylase/phosphopantothenate/cysteine ligase): protein MEVASWKEKKTLILGITGAIAAYKAADIVREFVKKEWKVHVMMTEGAESFVAPLTFSVLSGNKVFLEKDFLSDERGWEIPHITLSGAADVIAIAPCSASMLHKLAYGDASSLVSATVLASQSPVVVFPSMNSNMWDNKATQKNVEICKDLGYVVVEPEKGRLACGYEGKGRLPSIGVIVDEILKAACPVKNLLGKKVLVTAGPTYEYIDPVRYIGNPSSGKMGFAIAREAWYRGADVTVICGPVAEPYPHGVDVVPVVSAEEMCEATLARAEEADIIVKAAAVGDYRVKEKQLQKIKREGKETLSIELISNRDIAAELGKRKKKGQIIVGFAAETNEPIENARKKLKNKNLDMIVLNDITAPNAGFASDTNSVTLLTPDETLLEISTSKSIVAEKIWDVIYERFLCSK, encoded by the coding sequence ATGGAGGTAGCTTCGTGGAAAGAGAAAAAGACCTTGATTTTAGGAATTACGGGAGCAATTGCAGCTTATAAAGCTGCGGATATAGTCAGAGAATTTGTAAAAAAAGAGTGGAAGGTACATGTCATGATGACAGAAGGAGCAGAGAGCTTTGTGGCCCCTCTTACGTTTTCCGTCCTCTCCGGGAACAAAGTGTTCCTGGAGAAAGATTTTCTCTCTGATGAAAGGGGTTGGGAGATACCTCATATAACCCTTTCAGGTGCTGCGGATGTTATAGCCATTGCTCCTTGTTCTGCTTCAATGTTACACAAACTTGCTTATGGAGACGCTTCGAGTCTTGTATCTGCGACAGTTCTTGCCTCCCAATCCCCGGTAGTTGTTTTTCCTTCAATGAACAGTAATATGTGGGACAACAAAGCTACACAAAAAAATGTTGAGATATGTAAAGATTTAGGTTACGTAGTGGTAGAACCAGAAAAGGGCAGACTTGCTTGTGGGTATGAGGGCAAGGGAAGGTTGCCTTCCATAGGTGTGATAGTAGACGAAATATTGAAAGCGGCGTGCCCTGTGAAAAATCTACTTGGTAAGAAGGTGCTAGTAACGGCAGGACCGACTTATGAATACATTGATCCAGTGAGGTACATAGGAAACCCCAGCTCGGGCAAGATGGGATTTGCAATCGCCAGGGAGGCCTGGTATAGGGGTGCAGATGTAACCGTAATATGTGGTCCAGTAGCGGAACCTTATCCTCATGGTGTAGATGTAGTACCTGTGGTATCTGCCGAAGAAATGTGTGAAGCTACGCTGGCTAGGGCGGAAGAAGCAGATATTATCGTTAAGGCGGCAGCAGTTGGTGATTACCGAGTTAAAGAGAAGCAGCTGCAAAAAATCAAGCGAGAAGGCAAAGAGACTCTTTCTATTGAGTTGATATCAAATAGGGATATAGCAGCGGAGCTAGGTAAGAGAAAGAAAAAGGGGCAGATAATTGTAGGTTTTGCAGCTGAAACTAACGAACCCATCGAAAATGCCAGGAAAAAGCTGAAAAACAAGAATTTAGATATGATAGTGCTTAACGATATTACAGCGCCCAACGCTGGATTTGCGTCCGATACCAACAGTGTAACCTTACTGACACCAGATGAGACTTTATTGGAAATATCAACTTCTAAAAGCATTGTGGCAGAGAAGATATGGGATGTCATATACGAGAGATTCCTGTGCAGCAAATGA
- a CDS encoding RNA polymerase Rpb6 (PFAM: RNA polymerase Rpb6~InterPro IPR006110~KEGG: mta:Moth_0892 DNA-directed RNA polymerase, omega subunit~PFAM: RNA polymerase Rpb6~SPTR: DNA-directed RNA polymerase subunit omega) — translation MMSRGESENKEMNKYLAAMVVAKRARQISEDKGARLFEAGWANPVLAALDEFVKGKLDYILPASKRD, via the coding sequence ATGATGTCTCGAGGTGAAAGCGAAAATAAGGAAATGAACAAATATTTGGCAGCGATGGTTGTAGCCAAAAGAGCGAGGCAGATAAGTGAAGACAAGGGAGCCAGGTTGTTTGAAGCTGGATGGGCCAACCCCGTATTGGCAGCTTTGGATGAGTTCGTTAAGGGTAAGCTAGATTATATCCTTCCTGCCTCAAAGAGAGACTAA
- a CDS encoding guanylate kinase (PFAM: Guanylate kinase~TIGRFAM: guanylate kinase~COGs: COG0194 Guanylate kinase~InterPro IPR020590: IPR008145: IPR017665: IPR008144~KEGG: aco:Amico_1084 guanylate kinase~PFAM: guanylate kinase~PRIAM: Guanylate kinase~SMART: guanylate kinase/L-type calcium channel region~SPTR: Guanylate kinase;~TIGRFAM: guanylate kinase): MENKRGVLFVISGPSGVGKGTLRKELFKRMEGLTYSVSCTTRQPREGERDGVDYRFIDMETFMNYVKENKFLEWAKVHGNYYGTLESDVRKLLDEGHDIVLEIDVQGALQVKNKMPEAVLIFIMPPSEEELIKRLDRRGTENDRELEERIKNAKKEILESKKYDFIVVNDDLKKAVEELEKIFENVKNKMRKN; the protein is encoded by the coding sequence ATGGAGAATAAAAGAGGCGTCCTTTTCGTCATTTCTGGTCCCAGTGGAGTTGGCAAAGGGACTTTGCGCAAAGAGCTTTTTAAACGCATGGAGGGATTGACATATTCGGTTTCTTGTACTACAAGACAACCTCGAGAAGGTGAGCGGGACGGAGTAGATTATAGATTCATAGATATGGAAACCTTTATGAACTATGTAAAGGAAAATAAGTTTTTGGAGTGGGCCAAAGTTCACGGTAATTACTACGGAACCTTGGAGTCTGATGTGCGCAAGCTATTGGATGAAGGGCATGATATAGTGCTGGAAATCGATGTTCAAGGGGCCCTTCAAGTTAAGAACAAGATGCCCGAAGCGGTTCTCATTTTCATCATGCCTCCAAGTGAGGAGGAGTTGATTAAACGTCTAGACCGCAGGGGAACTGAAAATGACAGAGAGTTAGAAGAAAGGATCAAAAATGCAAAAAAAGAGATTCTGGAGTCAAAGAAATACGATTTCATAGTCGTTAATGATGACCTAAAGAAGGCAGTAGAAGAGCTGGAAAAAATATTTGAAAACGTAAAAAATAAAATGCGAAAGAATTAA
- a CDS encoding protein of unknown function DUF370 (PFAM: Domain of unknown function (DUF370)~COGs: COG2052 conserved hypothetical protein~InterPro IPR007169~KEGG: aco:Amico_1085 protein of unknown function DUF370~PFAM: protein of unknown function DUF370~SPTR: Putative uncharacterized protein) — MKNKLLHIGFGNMVVADRIVSIIHPNSAPIRRLKDEARSQGRLIDATEGRKTRAIIITDSNHVVLSALQPETITMRFEGEGKEDGE; from the coding sequence TTGAAGAATAAATTGCTACACATAGGTTTTGGAAACATGGTAGTTGCAGATAGGATCGTTTCGATAATTCACCCCAATTCTGCCCCTATAAGAAGATTGAAGGACGAGGCTAGATCTCAAGGAAGACTGATAGATGCCACAGAGGGCAGAAAAACGCGAGCGATCATAATAACCGACAGCAATCACGTTGTTTTGTCAGCGCTCCAACCTGAAACGATAACTATGCGCTTTGAAGGAGAAGGGAAGGAAGATGGAGAATAA
- a CDS encoding YicC-like domain-containing protein (PFAM: YicC-like family, N-terminal region; Domain of unknown function (DUF1732)~TIGRFAM: TIGR00255 family protein~COGs: COG1561 Uncharacterized stress-induced protein~InterPro IPR005229: IPR013527: IPR013551~KEGG: aco:Amico_1086 domain of unknown function DUF1732~PFAM: YicC-like domain-containing protein; domain of unknown function DUF1732~SPTR: Putative uncharacterized protein) translates to MDSATEGAIFLFRSMTGFGRSEVVYDWGTVVVEVSSVNHRYSEISVRLPKELARLEPQIISIVKANSSRGKITVRLDVRWSAQYSVPTINKNVLEGYIRDLEEISETFSLGCDIRLEHLLTLPGVLEPPLQNKETIFEDVAKALTGQVESALVNWNEMREVEGSHLLGDVLKYVQELEKRLVNIARTWDFVKEKALADFRERIETILAQQGVEADESRIIQEIVILSDKWDISEELDRLDSHMKKLRELLYEKAFVSGKKIDFLLQEINREINTIGSKASDSDIRWEIVEAKASIESMREQIQNVE, encoded by the coding sequence TTGGATTCGGCTACGGAAGGGGCGATTTTTTTGTTTCGCAGCATGACAGGCTTTGGAAGATCTGAGGTGGTTTATGATTGGGGGACTGTAGTAGTCGAAGTTTCCAGTGTCAATCATAGATACAGTGAAATATCTGTTAGGCTACCTAAAGAATTGGCGAGGTTGGAACCTCAGATAATCTCCATCGTGAAAGCCAATTCAAGCAGAGGCAAAATAACTGTTAGACTAGATGTTCGCTGGTCTGCACAGTACAGTGTTCCAACCATCAATAAAAATGTCCTTGAAGGATACATAAGGGACCTAGAGGAAATATCCGAAACGTTCTCCTTGGGATGTGATATAAGACTAGAGCATCTTTTGACGCTTCCTGGGGTTTTGGAACCCCCTTTACAGAATAAAGAAACAATATTTGAGGATGTGGCTAAAGCACTAACTGGGCAGGTCGAATCAGCCCTTGTAAATTGGAATGAAATGCGGGAAGTCGAAGGCTCCCATCTTTTAGGGGATGTGTTGAAATATGTGCAAGAGTTGGAGAAGAGGCTGGTTAATATAGCCAGAACGTGGGATTTTGTAAAAGAGAAAGCTCTTGCTGACTTCAGAGAAAGGATTGAAACTATTTTGGCTCAGCAGGGGGTGGAGGCGGACGAATCTAGAATAATCCAGGAGATAGTCATCTTGAGTGACAAGTGGGATATCTCTGAGGAGCTGGATCGGTTGGATAGTCATATGAAGAAATTAAGGGAACTTTTATATGAAAAGGCCTTTGTGTCTGGCAAAAAAATAGACTTTCTGCTCCAGGAGATCAATAGAGAAATTAATACCATTGGTTCAAAAGCAAGTGACTCGGATATAAGATGGGAAATAGTCGAAGCTAAGGCTTCCATAGAGAGTATGCGGGAACAAATTCAGAACGTGGAGTGA
- a CDS encoding phospholipid/glycerol acyltransferase (PFAM: Acyltransferase~TIGRFAM: 1-acyl-sn-glycerol-3-phosphate acyltransferases~COGs: COG0204 1-acyl-sn-glycerol-3-phosphate acyltransferase~InterPro IPR002123~KEGG: aco:Amico_1088 phospholipid/glycerol acyltransferase~PFAM: phospholipid/glycerol acyltransferase~SMART: phospholipid/glycerol acyltransferase~SPTR: Phospholipid/glycerol acyltransferase) — protein sequence MSFGDKFLYWTAWIFCRGVLSLYNRLTVIGLKRALATEGPVIVAANHCSNLDPVVVGCSYPKKLRYLAKSSLFKVPILGTLIRWLGAIPAKREDAQGAASALKQLIGLLESGENVLVFPEGSRSLDGKLQPLEEGVAMLSIKTDAPIIPVWVHGSFNALPKHAKMYKPCKIVVNFGEAIHLEDFKDKTASAKELRKMITEELARRLLVLKEEIETC from the coding sequence ATGAGTTTTGGCGATAAGTTTTTGTATTGGACAGCATGGATTTTTTGCAGAGGTGTCCTTTCCTTATATAACAGGTTGACTGTGATAGGTTTGAAACGAGCCCTTGCAACCGAGGGCCCTGTCATCGTTGCTGCTAACCATTGCAGCAACTTGGATCCTGTTGTCGTAGGGTGTTCTTACCCCAAGAAGCTGCGTTATTTGGCTAAATCTAGCTTATTTAAGGTCCCCATTCTTGGTACCCTGATTAGATGGCTAGGTGCGATTCCAGCGAAGAGAGAAGATGCTCAAGGGGCAGCTTCGGCCCTAAAGCAGTTGATAGGTCTTTTGGAGTCTGGAGAGAACGTGCTAGTTTTTCCCGAAGGCAGTCGATCTTTGGATGGAAAGCTGCAACCCTTAGAGGAAGGGGTAGCCATGCTGTCTATTAAAACGGATGCCCCTATTATCCCAGTATGGGTTCATGGAAGTTTCAACGCTCTGCCTAAACACGCCAAAATGTACAAGCCGTGCAAGATAGTCGTCAATTTTGGAGAAGCCATACATCTTGAGGATTTCAAGGACAAAACAGCTTCTGCTAAAGAGCTAAGAAAGATGATCACCGAAGAGCTTGCTAGGAGGCTTTTAGTTCTCAAGGAAGAAATAGAAACTTGCTAG